TAAGATTTATGTGTAGTTTATTAGATTGGTAAAAGCTACACTCAAACTGCAACTGCAACTGCAACAGTCACCCCATTGTACGCAGTTTTTTTTAGGATCAAGCGGGAATTTTCCCCTGCTTCGAGTAATGCTGCTGGTTCAGATACTCCTTCAATTCCAAATTCACGTTTTACAAGTGGGGAAGGTGTGCAGTCTGGATGATGAAAATGACGTATTTTGTCAAGGGAAATTATTTTCAAAGGTAGTTGGGATTTAATTGCAGCTAATTTAATTCCTTCTTCATCTTCTTTAATTTCAGCTGTGGCCATAGCATCCAATCTGTCTAATGGTATATGTAAGTGTTGAAGAGCAGAACGTAAAGCAAAGAAAACTTGTTCTTCTGTGACTCCCTTTTTACTACCAACTCCAGCAACCATCCTTTTAGGTGTAAGACAAACCTTTTCGTCAGATAATTTAGCTTGGATAAATGACTTGTCCCATTGATTAATATTGTAAGACTTGTTGACTATTGGATGATTTTTTAGAAAATGAAAATTTGGCGGTAAATCTAGATCTACCTTACCACCTGAAGCAATATGTTGATTCATGGTTTTAATGAACTGTCTATGAGTGATATCTAACCAGTACTGGTATGCTAAGGTATCAACGCCCATTTTCCCTGCTAAATCTGTTGCTGTGGTAATGACTGGAACAGCGCCTATCATACCCGCTAACTTAACAGTGAAATGATTTGCCCCACCAACATGACCAGATAATAAGCTAATTACATGTTTACCATTTTCACCAACTATTAAAACAGCGGGATCCGTGAATTTCGTTTTTATTAGATCACAGAGATTTCGAACCATTATACCTGAAGCCATAACCCCAACCCAACAGTCATAATCATGAAAATGTTCATTTAATGTTGATTTTACATTTTTATTGAAAATATCCGCTTTTATGACAGATGGATCGTCTTCGAGATAACTTAATATAGTTTTAGCCAAATTATGCCCTTTTTCTGTAACACTGATAATTGCATATTTCATAAAATCACATTTAGTATGATCACATTTAATGTAATC
The DNA window shown above is from Methanobacterium sp. and carries:
- a CDS encoding cobalt-precorrin 5A hydrolase, coding for MKYAIISVTEKGHNLAKTILSYLEDDPSVIKADIFNKNVKSTLNEHFHDYDCWVGVMASGIMVRNLCDLIKTKFTDPAVLIVGENGKHVISLLSGHVGGANHFTVKLAGMIGAVPVITTATDLAGKMGVDTLAYQYWLDITHRQFIKTMNQHIASGGKVDLDLPPNFHFLKNHPIVNKSYNINQWDKSFIQAKLSDEKVCLTPKRMVAGVGSKKGVTEEQVFFALRSALQHLHIPLDRLDAMATAEIKEDEEGIKLAAIKSQLPLKIISLDKIRHFHHPDCTPSPLVKREFGIEGVSEPAALLEAGENSRLILKKTAYNGVTVAVAVAV